Proteins from a single region of Gemmatirosa kalamazoonensis:
- a CDS encoding 1-acyl-sn-glycerol-3-phosphate acyltransferase codes for MSPHVHVSRLATLVARLFYRLELAGERPPARGPLLAVANHPNSLLDPALVTLAVGRPVRFLAKAPLFTDASVGWLVRASGAIPVYRRQDGAVPSGANDDSLRAAESALVAGDAIALFPEGISHASPGLAPLKTGAARLALGVAARLGGAFPIVPVGITLDDRATFRSRGLVALGDAVSWDDLATAAARDGADPVEATRVRELTARIERAIAAVTVSYESWEDARLIALADEVQLASTAPSDTPHVAGGERLERRRLGATVLARLRADGDDAPHGELRAEVAALGGELRRHARLLHALRLRPRDLALRTDAATALHWAGRRAYLLLLAALAAVGSVLGWIPYRLTAPIAARFPGASEVDVRATAKALIGGAVFLAWIVLLAVVAWWRIGWWAALATLVLVPPLLVVALMTNEATGAAWRDARRFLTLRRRADRVAELRARQAALAHRIEAVVARLDTLQH; via the coding sequence ATGTCCCCGCACGTGCACGTGTCCCGGCTCGCCACGCTCGTCGCGCGGCTGTTCTACCGCCTGGAGCTCGCCGGTGAACGGCCGCCCGCACGCGGCCCGCTGCTCGCCGTCGCGAACCATCCCAACTCGCTGCTCGATCCGGCGCTCGTGACGCTCGCCGTCGGCCGGCCGGTGCGCTTTCTCGCGAAGGCGCCGCTGTTCACCGACGCGAGCGTCGGCTGGCTCGTGCGCGCGAGCGGCGCGATCCCGGTGTATCGCCGGCAGGATGGCGCGGTGCCGAGCGGCGCGAACGACGACTCGCTGCGCGCCGCCGAGTCGGCGCTCGTGGCGGGCGACGCGATCGCGCTGTTCCCCGAGGGGATCAGCCATGCGAGCCCCGGCCTCGCGCCGCTGAAGACCGGCGCGGCGCGCCTCGCGTTAGGCGTCGCCGCGCGACTCGGCGGCGCGTTCCCCATCGTGCCGGTCGGCATCACGCTCGACGACCGCGCCACGTTCCGCTCGCGCGGCCTCGTCGCGCTCGGCGACGCGGTGTCGTGGGACGACCTCGCGACCGCGGCGGCGCGCGACGGCGCGGACCCCGTGGAGGCGACGCGCGTGCGCGAGCTGACGGCGCGCATCGAGCGCGCGATCGCCGCCGTCACGGTGAGCTACGAGTCGTGGGAGGACGCGCGGCTCATCGCGCTCGCTGACGAGGTGCAGCTCGCGTCCACGGCGCCGTCCGACACGCCCCACGTCGCGGGCGGCGAGCGGCTCGAGCGGCGCCGGCTCGGCGCGACGGTGCTCGCGCGGCTCCGCGCGGACGGCGACGATGCGCCGCACGGCGAGCTGCGCGCCGAGGTCGCGGCGTTAGGCGGCGAGCTGCGGCGCCACGCGCGGCTGCTGCACGCGCTGCGGCTGCGGCCGCGCGACCTCGCGCTCCGGACCGACGCGGCGACCGCGCTGCACTGGGCGGGTCGACGAGCGTATCTGCTGCTGCTCGCGGCGCTCGCCGCGGTCGGCTCGGTGCTCGGCTGGATCCCCTACCGGCTGACCGCTCCGATCGCCGCGCGGTTCCCCGGCGCGTCGGAGGTCGACGTGCGCGCGACGGCGAAGGCGCTGATCGGCGGCGCGGTGTTCCTCGCGTGGATCGTGCTGCTCGCCGTCGTGGCGTGGTGGCGCATCGGCTGGTGGGCGGCGCTGGCGACGCTCGTGCTCGTGCCGCCGCTGCTCGTCGTCGCGCTCATGACGAACGAGGCGACGGGCGCCGCGTGGCGCGATGCGCGCCGCTTCCTCACGCTGCGCCGCCGCGCCGATCGGGTGGCCGAGCTGCGCGCGCGACAGGCGGCGCTCGCCCACCGCATCGAGGCCGTCGTCGCGCGGCTGGACACGCTCCAGCACTAG
- a CDS encoding tetratricopeptide repeat protein: protein MHGQRREVEIPFERLNGPMPDAWGNRRMTLRGTLSVSRKAWGIEGTAFWNSEFDPGRMAVSDRADIELLVSATIPNVDRWAHPVGDSLLASVERDGVNEATRRFRAAYAGSTRADSIPEFAFVDAGQKLVARGRAADAIAFYRAVLDVRPTATTTRFLLGEAYLRSGQTAAAREEFARVVREDPDATGAAEWLRVLDERAGSG from the coding sequence ATGCACGGCCAGCGCCGCGAGGTCGAGATCCCGTTCGAGCGGCTGAACGGTCCGATGCCCGACGCGTGGGGGAATCGACGCATGACGCTGCGCGGCACGCTCTCGGTGAGCCGCAAGGCGTGGGGGATCGAGGGCACGGCGTTCTGGAACTCGGAGTTCGATCCCGGCCGCATGGCGGTGAGCGACCGCGCCGACATCGAGCTGCTCGTCTCGGCCACGATCCCGAATGTCGACCGGTGGGCGCATCCGGTCGGCGACTCGCTCCTCGCGAGCGTCGAGCGCGACGGGGTGAACGAGGCCACCCGCCGCTTCCGCGCGGCGTATGCGGGCAGCACGCGCGCCGACTCGATCCCGGAGTTCGCGTTCGTCGACGCGGGGCAGAAGCTCGTCGCGCGCGGCCGCGCGGCGGACGCGATCGCGTTCTACCGCGCCGTGCTCGACGTGCGCCCCACGGCGACGACGACGCGCTTCCTGCTCGGCGAGGCATACCTCAGGTCGGGGCAGACCGCGGCGGCGCGCGAGGAGTTCGCGCGCGTGGTGCGCGAGGATCCGGATGCGACCGGGGCGGCGGAGTGGCTGCGCGTGCTCGACGAGCGAGCGGGCAGCGGCTAG
- a CDS encoding serine hydrolase — protein sequence MRRTLLPVALLLAATPVAAQSGAGLDSIFRAYARTDGPGCAVGVSRKGEPLVERAYGMADLEHDVPNTPRTVFEAGSVSKQFTAGAVVLLALDGKLSLDDDVRRWLPELPDYGTPITIRHLLNHTSGLRDWGSVAELGGWPRGTRAYTNDLVLDIARHQRALNYTPGQYYSYTNTGYNLLALIVGRVSGKPLAEFTRERIFQPLGMTQTSWRDDFTRVVKGRAIAYARAGAGGYRMDMPFENAHGNGGLLTTPADLLKWTANLETGALGGPRFLEEMHRQARLNGGRTLEYASGLVVTRFRGVPEVDHSGATAGYRAFLTRFPTQGLAIAVLCNDGTANPTALAHATAAAYLGDALQPVTPAVRATLVAASVDGAGPAAFVGTYRSTRDGAPLRLVVTNGQLRLSTGAVVTLDSSAHAPTTLRLVTADGDTLRYEATAPFTPTAARLAEYAGTYESDEVDGTIVVTVDGTGLRLADRYGRVQRTAPPLYTDTFGDASGHVRFVRDGRGRVTGLSVRESRAWDVRFRRTR from the coding sequence ATGCGTCGCACGCTCCTCCCCGTCGCTCTCCTCCTCGCCGCCACGCCGGTCGCCGCCCAGAGCGGCGCGGGGCTCGATTCGATCTTCCGCGCCTACGCGCGCACCGACGGCCCGGGCTGCGCCGTCGGCGTGTCGCGCAAGGGCGAGCCGCTCGTCGAGCGCGCGTACGGCATGGCGGACCTCGAGCACGACGTGCCCAACACACCGCGCACGGTGTTCGAGGCCGGGTCGGTGTCGAAGCAGTTCACCGCGGGCGCCGTGGTGCTGCTCGCGCTCGACGGCAAGCTGTCGCTCGACGACGACGTGCGGAGATGGCTCCCCGAGCTGCCCGACTACGGCACGCCGATCACCATCCGCCACCTGCTGAACCACACGAGCGGGCTGCGCGACTGGGGGAGCGTCGCGGAGCTCGGCGGATGGCCACGCGGCACGCGCGCGTACACGAACGACCTCGTGCTCGACATCGCGCGGCACCAGCGCGCGCTGAACTACACGCCGGGGCAGTACTACTCGTACACCAACACCGGCTACAACCTGCTCGCGCTCATCGTCGGGCGCGTGTCGGGCAAGCCGCTGGCCGAGTTCACGCGCGAGCGGATCTTCCAGCCGTTAGGCATGACGCAGACGTCGTGGCGCGACGACTTCACGCGCGTCGTGAAGGGGCGGGCGATCGCGTACGCGCGCGCCGGCGCGGGCGGCTATCGCATGGACATGCCGTTCGAGAACGCGCACGGCAACGGCGGCCTGCTGACGACGCCCGCCGACCTGCTGAAGTGGACCGCGAACCTGGAGACCGGCGCGCTCGGCGGCCCGCGCTTCCTCGAGGAGATGCACCGCCAGGCCCGCCTCAACGGGGGACGCACGCTCGAGTACGCGAGTGGGCTGGTCGTGACGCGCTTCCGCGGCGTGCCGGAGGTCGACCACTCGGGCGCGACGGCCGGCTACCGCGCGTTCCTCACCCGCTTCCCGACGCAGGGGCTCGCGATCGCGGTGCTCTGCAACGACGGCACGGCCAACCCGACGGCGCTCGCGCACGCCACGGCGGCCGCGTACCTCGGCGACGCGCTGCAGCCGGTGACGCCGGCCGTGCGCGCCACGCTGGTCGCCGCGAGCGTCGACGGGGCGGGGCCTGCCGCGTTCGTCGGGACGTACCGCAGCACGCGCGACGGCGCGCCGCTCCGTCTCGTGGTGACGAACGGTCAGCTCCGCCTGTCGACGGGCGCCGTCGTCACGCTCGACTCGTCGGCGCACGCGCCGACGACGCTCCGCCTCGTCACCGCCGACGGCGACACGCTGCGCTACGAGGCGACGGCGCCGTTCACCCCGACCGCCGCGCGGCTCGCCGAGTACGCCGGCACCTACGAGAGCGACGAAGTGGACGGCACGATCGTCGTCACCGTCGACGGCACGGGGCTGCGGCTCGCCGACCGCTACGGCCGCGTGCAGCGCACCGCGCCGCCGCTCTACACCGACACGTTCGGCGACGCGAGCGGACACGTGCGCTTCGTGCGCGACGGCCGCGGGCGCGTCACCGGGCTCAGTGTGCGCGAGTCGCGCGCCTGGGACGTACGGTTCCGTCGGACGCGGTAG
- a CDS encoding opioid growth factor receptor-related protein, with product MSSDCTRVLAFYAGTGVDDRGRRIDDVLAFDDSALEDVHDYIQWLFPLDVPSGVMPHAPLVDGDCGDAFAADPRLRATLHRAFDRMLTFYGLRLVVGAEGLTVVRAEDFGRHAENWLTRQNHNFLRLTRILRSLHLLGEAPRAGALYACLEALYRERRSTIGERTFAFWTRAASGES from the coding sequence GTGAGCTCGGACTGCACACGTGTCCTCGCCTTCTACGCGGGGACGGGCGTCGACGACCGCGGACGTCGCATCGACGACGTGCTCGCGTTCGACGACTCGGCGCTGGAAGACGTGCACGACTACATCCAGTGGCTCTTCCCGCTCGACGTGCCGAGTGGCGTGATGCCGCACGCGCCGCTGGTCGACGGCGACTGCGGCGATGCGTTCGCCGCCGACCCGCGCCTGCGTGCCACGCTGCACCGCGCGTTCGATCGGATGCTCACGTTCTACGGGCTGCGGCTCGTCGTCGGCGCCGAGGGCCTGACGGTCGTTCGGGCGGAGGACTTCGGACGGCACGCCGAGAACTGGCTGACGCGGCAGAACCACAACTTCCTGCGCCTGACGCGCATCCTGCGCTCGCTCCACCTGCTTGGAGAGGCGCCGCGCGCCGGCGCGCTCTACGCGTGCCTCGAAGCGCTGTACCGTGAGCGTCGCTCGACCATCGGTGAGCGGACCTTCGCGTTCTGGACGCGGGCCGCGAGTGGCGAGTCGTAG
- a CDS encoding ArsR/SmtB family transcription factor has protein sequence MATDPLSLTFAALADPTRRAILARLADGPATVKELSAPFAMTGPAVSKHLKVLERAGLICRGRDAQWRPCTLDAAPLRQVAEWAEPYRRFWMR, from the coding sequence ATGGCCACCGACCCATTGAGCCTCACGTTCGCCGCCCTCGCCGACCCCACGCGGCGCGCCATCCTCGCGCGTCTCGCCGACGGCCCCGCGACGGTGAAGGAGCTCTCCGCGCCGTTCGCGATGACCGGGCCGGCGGTGTCGAAGCACCTCAAGGTGCTCGAGCGCGCGGGCCTCATCTGCCGTGGCCGCGACGCGCAGTGGCGTCCGTGCACGCTGGACGCGGCGCCGCTGCGGCAGGTGGCCGAGTGGGCCGAGCCGTACCGGCGCTTCTGGATGCGTTAG
- a CDS encoding tetratricopeptide repeat protein, which translates to MTRPAPTPDRQRLVRRLVHRLLLLPVVLPAAATALATPALAQKKPPMEFTRQGLLVLNFTPGPGVDVKVGRKAGDRVRDRAGDLVNSREVDVVSAARARERLERDGFPSDIGLEPAVFNQVSRALRADEYVMGTVTRRGDAYRIDGELRLVRSAGTRQPLEPGVNADLDLAGDVVARSLVAMRAQLVHERRCMNALREGRGAQALDAAKQGITAVPRGAFVRACEVGALIATSAPAARVLAAAESLLAIDSTSREGLDGAGRALNALQRRDAAGTMWLRLAATDTESVDLTLRAAGGLLEGGNAKRALPLLKKAIELHPEDVTLVRLEWQAAFNAKEWALAAEVGDSLLTRDEPSASDTTFRLRHAAAHRAAGHTLKAMELAARGVQQFPKHAPLYVLYTELVQAERDSVVPRGLATFPKSAELHALAAKDLKTRGKAEEALAAMQQAVALDSTLPQGVLAIAQAEFDLGRPDSAFLSLSRALKRGEDTAAVAQFALAKGNVLLRAAGQTQVRDDYARARSASSRSPTRPARRRSRSSCSAPRR; encoded by the coding sequence ATGACCCGTCCCGCTCCCACGCCCGACCGCCAGCGCCTCGTGCGTCGCCTCGTCCACCGCCTGCTGCTGCTGCCGGTGGTGCTGCCGGCGGCCGCGACGGCGCTCGCCACGCCCGCGCTGGCGCAGAAGAAGCCGCCGATGGAGTTCACCCGGCAGGGGCTGCTCGTCCTGAACTTCACCCCGGGGCCGGGGGTGGACGTGAAGGTCGGCCGCAAGGCGGGCGACCGGGTGCGCGATCGGGCGGGGGACCTCGTGAACTCGCGCGAGGTGGACGTCGTCTCCGCGGCGCGAGCGCGCGAGCGGCTCGAGCGCGACGGCTTCCCGTCGGACATCGGCCTCGAGCCGGCGGTGTTCAACCAGGTGTCGCGCGCGCTCCGCGCCGACGAGTACGTGATGGGCACCGTGACCCGGCGCGGCGACGCGTACCGGATCGACGGCGAGCTGCGGCTCGTGCGCAGCGCCGGGACCAGGCAGCCGCTGGAGCCCGGCGTGAACGCCGACCTCGATCTCGCCGGCGACGTGGTCGCGAGGTCGCTCGTCGCCATGCGCGCGCAGCTCGTCCACGAGCGGCGGTGCATGAACGCGCTGCGCGAGGGGCGCGGCGCGCAGGCCCTCGACGCGGCGAAGCAGGGGATCACCGCGGTGCCGCGCGGCGCGTTCGTGCGCGCGTGCGAGGTCGGGGCGCTCATCGCCACGAGCGCGCCGGCGGCGCGCGTGCTCGCGGCCGCGGAGTCGCTGCTCGCCATCGACTCGACGAGCCGCGAGGGGCTCGACGGGGCCGGCCGCGCGCTGAACGCGCTGCAGCGGCGCGACGCCGCGGGCACGATGTGGCTGCGGCTCGCCGCCACCGACACGGAGAGCGTGGACCTCACGCTGCGCGCCGCCGGCGGGCTGCTGGAGGGCGGCAACGCGAAGCGCGCGCTGCCGCTGCTGAAGAAGGCGATCGAGCTGCACCCCGAGGACGTCACGCTGGTGCGCCTGGAGTGGCAGGCGGCGTTCAACGCGAAGGAATGGGCGCTCGCGGCGGAGGTCGGCGACTCGCTCCTCACGCGCGACGAGCCGTCGGCGTCGGACACGACGTTCCGGCTGCGGCACGCCGCGGCGCACCGCGCGGCGGGGCACACGCTGAAGGCGATGGAGCTGGCCGCGCGCGGCGTGCAGCAGTTCCCGAAGCACGCGCCGCTCTACGTGCTGTACACGGAGCTCGTGCAGGCCGAGCGCGACTCGGTCGTGCCGCGCGGGCTCGCCACGTTCCCGAAGAGCGCCGAGCTGCACGCGCTCGCAGCGAAGGATCTGAAGACGCGCGGCAAGGCGGAGGAGGCGCTCGCCGCCATGCAGCAGGCCGTGGCGCTCGACTCCACGCTGCCGCAGGGCGTGCTCGCGATCGCGCAGGCGGAGTTCGACCTCGGACGGCCGGACAGCGCGTTCCTGTCGCTGTCGCGCGCGCTGAAGCGCGGCGAGGACACGGCGGCGGTCGCGCAGTTCGCGCTCGCGAAAGGGAACGTGCTGCTGCGCGCCGCCGGCCAGACGCAGGTGCGCGACGACTACGCGCGCGCGCGCTCCGCTTCTTCGCGCTCGCCGACTCGGCCCGCTCGACGCCGCAGTCGAAGTTCCTGCTCGGCACCGCGGCGCTGA
- a CDS encoding YceI family protein has product MRTTLRVLAALLVAPPLDARLDAQSDLPARYGIDAAHSSVGFSIGFMGMSTVHGAFTSYDGTILYDERDPTRSSVSVAIDVASISTNSRDRDRHLRSPDFFDAARYPRITFRSTSVARARRAASCCAACSRCTASAARSRSRSSG; this is encoded by the coding sequence ATGCGCACCACACTCCGAGTACTGGCCGCGCTCCTCGTCGCGCCGCCGCTCGACGCGCGGCTCGACGCGCAGAGCGACCTACCCGCGCGCTACGGCATCGACGCCGCGCACTCCAGCGTCGGCTTCTCGATCGGGTTCATGGGGATGTCCACCGTGCACGGCGCGTTCACGTCGTACGACGGGACGATCCTGTACGACGAGCGCGACCCGACACGCTCGTCAGTGAGCGTCGCGATCGACGTGGCGAGCATCAGCACGAACTCGCGCGATCGCGACCGGCACCTGCGCAGCCCCGACTTCTTCGACGCCGCGCGCTACCCCCGCATCACGTTCCGCTCCACGAGCGTCGCGCGCGCGCGCCGCGCGGCTTCGTGCTGCGCGGCGTGCTCGCGATGCACGGCCAGCGCCGCGAGGTCGAGATCCCGTTCGAGCGGCTGA
- a CDS encoding response regulator: protein MTSLLPAPSARRRALAWAAAWTLVVALFTAHELFAVRWYGGTRGWRSLLLRQTVSWLAWAALAPIVVQLARRVPLRRGALARGLTVHAAAGAAVSVAHSLLVAAVYPLFYYAPSAAALRDVFRERVAGAFVVNLLVYVALVAAVQAQRHALARAESDARGARAELGLLTAQLQPHFLFNALNATVELIESDPRAAARMVRSLSELLRRSLTGLRGTVTTLDDELATLERYVAIQRVRFPTLAVTLDAEPAARGALVPPLILQPLVENAIKYSVGARGEGAVRVEAAVAGGALRLSVSDDGVGFGAAEGAGAGLGLPNVRARLASLYGDDHTLACLPNTPRGARASCSRCRARIRHESAVTALRAVVADDEPLARQQLRRLLAAVPGVEIVGECAAGDETIRAVRALAPDVLFLDVQMPRLDGLGVASALGADAPPIVFVTAYDAHAIAALRSGAVDYLVKPVSPTELAEAVARVHARRAAALAPAEPFLRRLVARAGERTVVLDLDEVDWLEARDNYVAVHAGRRTCTMRSTLGGLAARLDPSRFARVHRSAVVNLSRVREIQPWFRGEQLLILADGTRVTVGPSYREEFLKRLGG from the coding sequence ATGACGTCACTCCTTCCCGCGCCGTCGGCGCGCCGCCGCGCGCTCGCGTGGGCCGCCGCATGGACGCTCGTCGTCGCGCTGTTCACCGCGCACGAGCTGTTCGCCGTGCGGTGGTACGGCGGCACGCGCGGCTGGCGCTCGCTGCTCCTGCGGCAGACGGTGAGCTGGCTCGCGTGGGCCGCGCTCGCGCCGATCGTCGTGCAGCTGGCGCGGCGCGTCCCGCTGCGTCGCGGCGCGCTCGCCCGCGGCCTGACGGTGCACGCCGCGGCCGGCGCGGCGGTGAGCGTCGCGCACAGCCTGCTCGTGGCGGCGGTGTACCCGCTGTTCTACTACGCGCCGTCGGCGGCCGCGCTGCGCGACGTGTTCCGCGAGCGCGTCGCGGGAGCGTTCGTGGTGAACCTGCTCGTCTACGTCGCGCTCGTCGCCGCGGTGCAGGCGCAGCGCCACGCGCTCGCCCGCGCCGAATCCGACGCGCGCGGTGCGCGCGCCGAGCTCGGGCTGCTCACCGCGCAGCTCCAGCCGCACTTCCTGTTCAACGCGCTGAACGCCACGGTGGAGCTGATCGAGAGCGACCCGCGGGCGGCCGCGCGCATGGTGCGCAGCCTGTCGGAGCTTCTGCGCCGCTCGCTCACCGGCTTGCGGGGGACGGTCACCACGCTCGACGACGAGCTGGCGACGCTCGAGCGCTACGTCGCGATCCAGCGCGTGCGCTTCCCGACGCTCGCCGTGACGCTCGACGCCGAGCCGGCGGCGCGCGGCGCGCTCGTGCCGCCGCTCATCCTGCAGCCGCTCGTGGAGAACGCGATCAAGTACTCCGTCGGCGCGCGGGGCGAGGGCGCGGTGCGCGTGGAGGCGGCGGTCGCCGGCGGCGCGCTGCGGCTCTCGGTGAGCGACGACGGCGTCGGCTTCGGCGCCGCGGAGGGCGCGGGCGCCGGGCTCGGCCTGCCTAACGTGCGCGCGCGGCTCGCCTCGCTCTACGGCGACGACCACACGCTCGCCTGCCTGCCCAACACGCCGCGCGGCGCGCGCGCGTCGTGCTCACGCTGCCGCGCGCGTATCCGACATGAGAGTGCCGTGACCGCGCTCCGCGCCGTCGTCGCCGATGACGAGCCGCTCGCGCGGCAGCAGCTCCGCCGCCTGCTCGCTGCAGTCCCTGGCGTGGAGATCGTCGGGGAGTGCGCGGCGGGGGACGAGACGATCCGCGCCGTGCGCGCGCTCGCCCCCGACGTCCTCTTCCTCGACGTGCAGATGCCGCGGCTCGACGGCCTCGGCGTCGCGAGCGCGCTCGGCGCCGACGCGCCACCGATCGTCTTCGTGACGGCGTACGACGCCCACGCGATCGCCGCGCTGCGCAGCGGCGCGGTGGACTACCTCGTGAAGCCGGTGAGCCCGACCGAGCTGGCCGAGGCGGTCGCGCGCGTGCACGCGCGCCGCGCCGCCGCGCTCGCACCGGCCGAGCCGTTCCTCCGCCGCCTCGTGGCGCGCGCCGGCGAGCGCACCGTGGTGCTCGATCTCGACGAGGTGGACTGGCTCGAGGCGCGCGACAACTACGTCGCCGTGCACGCGGGCCGGCGCACGTGCACGATGCGCAGCACCCTCGGCGGGCTCGCCGCGCGCCTCGACCCGTCGCGCTTCGCGCGCGTGCATCGCTCGGCCGTGGTCAACCTGTCGCGCGTGCGCGAGATCCAGCCGTGGTTCCGCGGCGAGCAGCTGCTGATTCTCGCGGACGGGACGCGGGTGACCGTGGGGCCGAGCTACCGCGAGGAGTTCCTGAAGCGGCTCGGCGGCTGA
- a CDS encoding MBL fold metallo-hydrolase has protein sequence MSRISRRDFLAHTGSCAAHLALAAAALPAPLRAAWAQRPLGAVVAREPFGTLERVADGVWALVSTPLGGDRTTLCNGGIVVGRERVLAVEGFFQPAGAAWLAARAKELTGRWPTHVALTHFHADHTSGVAGYFGEARPQVSATERTHTLVHERNLPADAARTAALADAVLLSATEASTFDLGGRVVRFVPRDGHTPSDASLELEEPSVVFAGDLVWNAMFPNYVDATPSRLARSVAALRRARDTVYVPGHGPLGRLADLDRYMSMLGEVERAARAAHAAGKTAAEGAAAFTLPAALGDWVLLNPVFYERAFAAWYRELAG, from the coding sequence ATGTCTCGCATCTCACGTCGCGACTTCCTCGCGCACACCGGCTCGTGCGCCGCGCACCTCGCGCTCGCCGCGGCGGCGCTCCCCGCCCCGCTCCGCGCGGCGTGGGCGCAGCGCCCGCTCGGCGCCGTGGTCGCGCGCGAGCCGTTCGGCACGCTCGAGCGCGTGGCCGACGGCGTGTGGGCGCTCGTCTCCACGCCGCTCGGCGGCGATCGCACGACGCTGTGCAACGGCGGCATCGTCGTGGGCCGCGAGCGGGTGCTCGCGGTCGAGGGATTCTTCCAGCCGGCGGGTGCGGCGTGGCTCGCCGCCCGCGCGAAGGAGCTCACCGGCCGCTGGCCGACGCACGTCGCGCTCACGCACTTCCACGCCGACCACACGAGCGGCGTCGCCGGCTACTTCGGCGAGGCGCGGCCGCAGGTGTCGGCGACGGAGCGCACGCACACGCTCGTGCACGAGCGCAACCTCCCCGCCGACGCGGCGCGCACCGCGGCGCTCGCCGACGCCGTGCTGCTCTCCGCCACCGAGGCGTCGACGTTCGACCTCGGCGGCCGCGTCGTGCGCTTCGTGCCGCGCGACGGGCACACGCCGAGCGACGCGTCGCTCGAGCTGGAGGAGCCGAGCGTGGTGTTCGCCGGGGACCTCGTGTGGAACGCGATGTTCCCGAACTACGTGGACGCGACGCCGAGCCGGCTCGCGCGCTCGGTGGCCGCGCTGCGACGCGCGCGCGACACGGTGTACGTGCCGGGCCACGGGCCGTTAGGCCGGCTCGCGGACCTCGACCGGTACATGTCGATGCTGGGCGAGGTGGAGCGGGCGGCGCGCGCGGCGCACGCCGCCGGCAAGACCGCCGCCGAGGGCGCCGCCGCCTTCACGCTGCCGGCGGCGTTAGGCGACTGGGTGTTGCTGAATCCGGTGTTCTACGAGCGCGCGTTCGCGGCGTGGTATCGGGAGCTGGCGGGCTGA
- a CDS encoding N-acyl homoserine lactonase family protein encodes MRRRAALALGAALVASCRGPHPAAPVYDVDAVRYATIVGFPARALVAGADSARRQDIAMMVWLLRAPGRTVLVDAGFHRDKFVRQWKPADYRTPATALAALGVDSAAVTDVVLSHVHWDHADGLDLFPNARVWIQRAEYEYYVAPDGTPAHPGIDADDAAMLHALRGAGRVMLVDGDAREILPGIAVYTGGRHTYASQYATVRTHAGTAVIASDNCYLYENLDRRRPIAQTFDSLSNLAAQDRMKTLASSARLIVPGHDPAVFARFPSPGNGVARIR; translated from the coding sequence GTGAGGCGCCGCGCGGCGCTCGCGTTAGGCGCGGCGCTCGTCGCGTCGTGCCGCGGTCCGCACCCGGCGGCACCGGTCTACGACGTCGACGCGGTGCGCTACGCGACCATCGTCGGATTCCCGGCGCGCGCGCTCGTCGCCGGCGCCGACTCCGCGCGGCGGCAGGACATCGCGATGATGGTGTGGCTGCTCCGCGCGCCCGGACGCACGGTGCTCGTCGACGCCGGGTTCCACCGCGACAAGTTCGTGCGCCAGTGGAAGCCCGCGGACTACCGCACACCCGCCACCGCGCTCGCCGCGCTCGGCGTCGACTCGGCCGCGGTGACCGACGTCGTGCTGTCGCACGTGCACTGGGACCACGCCGACGGGCTCGATCTCTTCCCGAACGCGCGCGTCTGGATCCAGCGTGCGGAGTACGAGTACTACGTCGCCCCCGACGGCACGCCCGCGCACCCGGGGATCGACGCCGACGACGCGGCGATGCTGCACGCGCTGCGCGGCGCCGGGCGCGTGATGCTCGTCGACGGCGACGCGCGCGAGATCCTGCCGGGGATCGCGGTCTACACCGGCGGGCGTCACACGTACGCGTCGCAGTACGCGACGGTGCGCACGCACGCCGGGACGGCGGTGATCGCGTCGGACAACTGCTACCTCTACGAGAACCTCGACCGCCGCCGGCCGATCGCGCAGACGTTCGACTCGCTGTCGAACCTCGCGGCGCAGGACCGCATGAAGACGCTCGCGAGCTCGGCGCGGCTCATCGTGCCGGGACACGATCCGGCGGTGTTCGCGCGATTTCCCTCGCCGGGGAACGGAGTGGCGCGGATCAGGTGA